In Romeriopsis navalis LEGE 11480, a single window of DNA contains:
- a CDS encoding glycosyltransferase family 4 protein has translation MKIALISYEYPPDTAIGGIATYVRQAAHMLAQRGHTVEVFAASPDRAGSETDAGVTVHRIQPTDRQSFATEITPIFTARHQAIQFDVAEGPDCGADAAGIGAKFPELPMVLKLHTPSYMLRRVGRPPLSLSGKARFILGGLRRGQWPQLTGETYDRQRDPEYHNALRAQEIAAPCNAIKDLVRTEWELNPVLCASVPYPYIPTPSLLDIPLDTSTQRVTFIGRLEIRKGILDLMRAIPLVLQQYPAAKFRFVGPAWPSPQANLNMQEYLSQKLRRYAASLEFVGAVPLDRIPEYLAQTDICVFPSIWENFPLVCLESMAAGRGVVGSHAGGMAEMLDGGNAGLLIPPKQPKPLAEALLQLLQDPDRRQQLGGIARERVLTEYSLENIGQRQEASYQAAITRHHKVYPPQPLASSPLQIS, from the coding sequence ATGAAAATTGCCCTCATTAGCTACGAATATCCCCCCGATACTGCGATCGGTGGCATTGCCACCTACGTTCGCCAAGCGGCACATATGCTGGCGCAGCGGGGCCATACCGTTGAAGTTTTTGCTGCCAGTCCCGATCGCGCAGGCAGCGAAACGGATGCCGGGGTGACGGTCCATCGCATTCAACCCACCGATCGTCAGAGTTTCGCCACCGAAATTACCCCCATTTTCACCGCACGGCATCAGGCCATTCAGTTTGATGTTGCCGAAGGTCCGGACTGTGGTGCTGATGCGGCGGGAATCGGGGCAAAGTTCCCCGAATTACCAATGGTACTCAAGCTGCATACTCCCAGCTATATGCTGCGTCGTGTTGGCCGTCCGCCCCTCAGCTTATCGGGAAAAGCCCGGTTTATCCTCGGTGGGCTCCGACGCGGACAATGGCCTCAGCTCACGGGCGAAACCTACGATCGACAGCGCGATCCCGAATACCACAACGCCTTACGGGCACAAGAAATTGCGGCCCCCTGCAATGCCATCAAAGACTTAGTTCGCACGGAGTGGGAACTCAACCCCGTGCTTTGCGCCTCGGTTCCCTATCCCTATATCCCAACGCCAAGTCTGCTGGACATTCCGCTTGATACTTCGACACAGCGTGTGACGTTCATTGGTCGGCTCGAAATCCGCAAAGGCATCCTCGACTTAATGCGAGCCATTCCCCTGGTATTACAACAATATCCAGCCGCAAAGTTCCGGTTTGTTGGCCCCGCTTGGCCATCACCCCAGGCAAACCTAAATATGCAGGAATATCTCAGCCAGAAGCTACGACGTTATGCCGCATCCCTAGAGTTTGTTGGGGCCGTGCCACTGGACCGCATTCCCGAATATTTGGCCCAGACTGATATCTGTGTGTTTCCTAGTATCTGGGAGAACTTTCCCTTAGTTTGCCTCGAATCAATGGCCGCAGGCCGTGGTGTCGTCGGTAGCCACGCCGGTGGAATGGCCGAAATGCTCGATGGGGGCAATGCCGGCTTACTGATTCCACCGAAACAACCCAAACCACTGGCCGAGGCACTGCTACAACTATTGCAAGATCCAGACCGCCGGCAGCAGCTCGGCGGCATTGCCCGGGAGCGCGTCTTGACGGAATATAGCTTAGAAAATATCGGGCAACGTCAAGAAGCCAGCTATCAGGCCGCCATTACTCGGCATCACAAAGTCTATCCCCCCCAACCTTTAGCATCCAGCCCACTGCAAATTAGCTAA
- a CDS encoding ABC transporter ATP-binding protein has translation MSDIVIQVENLSKRYTLGKSANNQYGSFREMLSGQAKRLTGSFNRSRQTSSEQDFWALNDVSFDIRQGERVGVIGRNGAGKSTLLKVLSRITEPTSGRIQMRGRVASLLEVGTGFHPELTGRENIFLNGAILGMSKVEIKRKFDEIVDFAEVEKFLDTPVKRYSSGMYVRLAFAVAAHLEPEILIVDEVLAVGDSQFQNKCLGKMKDVAHGGRTVLFVSHNMAAIRQLCDSALMMRKGELIFAGSAEDGVKHYLSSAESAPATIGTTSPYGIELVDAYLEDEELCRTQSPIFDRDYQLHIKLNGHSPLSDCAIVIRIYDMMGTLVSSLCTSEEGLEPFPLKDELSVSFNLRRLPLYPGSYRASIFLFRSNDPVTYLEAEDALSFEVQPAIVENAMWAYRNDHGLVRLSQGSRLNQDTPILTH, from the coding sequence ATGTCAGATATTGTGATTCAGGTCGAGAACCTGAGTAAACGCTACACCCTCGGCAAATCCGCCAATAACCAATATGGTTCGTTCCGCGAAATGCTGTCGGGCCAAGCCAAACGCCTCACAGGTAGCTTTAATCGATCGCGCCAGACATCGTCCGAGCAAGATTTTTGGGCCTTAAACGATGTTTCTTTTGATATTCGTCAAGGTGAGCGGGTTGGCGTCATTGGCCGCAACGGTGCGGGGAAATCCACCTTGCTCAAGGTGCTCAGTCGCATCACCGAACCCACATCGGGCCGCATTCAGATGCGCGGTCGGGTCGCCAGCCTACTCGAAGTTGGGACCGGTTTTCATCCCGAACTCACGGGCCGGGAAAACATTTTTCTCAATGGTGCCATCCTTGGCATGAGCAAAGTTGAGATCAAGCGCAAGTTTGATGAGATTGTGGACTTTGCCGAAGTCGAAAAATTCCTCGATACGCCAGTCAAGCGTTATTCCTCGGGGATGTACGTGCGCCTAGCTTTTGCCGTTGCCGCCCACCTCGAACCCGAAATTTTGATTGTGGATGAAGTCCTCGCCGTCGGTGACTCACAATTCCAAAATAAGTGCCTCGGCAAAATGAAAGACGTTGCCCACGGTGGTCGCACCGTCCTCTTTGTCAGTCACAATATGGCGGCCATTCGTCAACTCTGTGACTCCGCCCTGATGATGCGTAAAGGTGAGCTGATTTTTGCTGGGAGCGCGGAAGACGGCGTTAAGCACTATCTCAGCAGTGCCGAATCCGCCCCCGCAACAATCGGTACAACCAGTCCCTACGGCATCGAACTCGTTGATGCGTACCTGGAAGACGAAGAGCTCTGTCGGACCCAATCGCCGATCTTCGATCGCGACTATCAGCTCCATATCAAACTCAACGGCCATAGTCCCTTGAGCGACTGCGCGATCGTCATCCGTATCTACGACATGATGGGCACCTTAGTCTCAAGCCTCTGCACCAGTGAAGAAGGACTCGAACCCTTCCCACTCAAAGACGAACTATCGGTCAGCTTCAATCTCCGTCGTCTGCCGCTCTATCCCGGTTCTTACCGTGCCAGTATCTTCCTCTTCCGCTCGAATGATCCTGTCACCTACCTTGAAGCTGAAGATGCCCTCAGCTTTGAAGTGCAACCCGCGATCGTCGAAAACGCCATGTGGGCCTATCGCAATGACCACGGTCTTGTCCGTCTCTCCCAAGGTAGCCGCCTCAATCAAGACACCCCTATTTTGACCCATTAA
- a CDS encoding glycosyltransferase family 4 protein: MKIAFVSYEYPPDNAIGGIATYVQQAAHLLAQRGHTVEVFTASPTRTGCEAFPGLKVHRIQPLNRTSFPQEILATFAQRHHVVNFDVIEGPDCGAEGREIRQQFPDLPFVLKLHTPSYMLAAISHIPMTRLAQARFFLGSLRRGKWPQSSPAYHYRADPEYQHALHADVLSGPSQAILHQVQTDWQLNPANFINVPLPYIPPAISLDIPLDTSTQRVTFIGRLEIRKGILDLMRAIPLVLQQYPAAKFRFVGPAWPSPQANLNMQEYLSQKLRRYAASLEFVGAVPLDRIPEYLAQTDICVFPSIWENFPLVCLESMAAGRGVVGSHAGGMAEMLDGGNAGLLIPPKQPKPLAEALLQLLQDPDRRQQLGGIARERVLTEYSLENIGQRQEASYQAAITRHQLKFTNSPSIHA, translated from the coding sequence ATGAAGATTGCATTTGTTAGTTATGAATATCCTCCGGATAATGCGATCGGCGGTATTGCCACCTATGTCCAGCAGGCAGCGCATCTGTTAGCGCAACGGGGTCATACCGTTGAAGTTTTTACCGCGAGTCCCACTCGCACTGGCTGTGAAGCGTTCCCGGGCTTGAAGGTGCATCGCATCCAACCGCTGAATCGCACGAGTTTTCCGCAGGAAATTTTGGCCACATTCGCCCAACGACATCACGTCGTCAACTTTGACGTGATTGAAGGGCCGGATTGTGGTGCCGAGGGCCGTGAAATTCGTCAACAATTTCCGGATTTGCCGTTTGTACTTAAGCTGCATACTCCGAGCTACATGCTGGCTGCAATCAGTCATATCCCCATGACCCGCCTAGCCCAAGCTCGGTTTTTCCTCGGGAGTTTACGTCGGGGAAAATGGCCCCAGTCATCACCGGCCTATCATTATCGCGCAGACCCCGAATACCAACATGCGCTCCATGCCGATGTCCTTTCTGGCCCCTCCCAGGCAATCCTGCATCAGGTCCAGACCGACTGGCAACTAAACCCCGCTAACTTTATCAATGTACCGTTACCCTACATTCCGCCCGCCATATCCCTGGATATTCCGCTTGATACTTCGACACAGCGTGTGACGTTCATTGGTCGGCTCGAAATCCGCAAAGGCATCCTCGACTTAATGCGAGCCATTCCCCTGGTATTACAACAATATCCAGCCGCAAAGTTCCGGTTTGTTGGCCCCGCTTGGCCATCACCCCAGGCAAACCTAAATATGCAGGAATATCTCAGCCAGAAGCTACGACGTTATGCCGCATCCCTAGAGTTTGTTGGGGCCGTGCCACTGGACCGCATTCCCGAATATTTGGCCCAGACTGATATCTGTGTGTTTCCTAGTATCTGGGAGAACTTTCCCTTAGTTTGCCTCGAATCAATGGCCGCAGGCCGTGGTGTCGTCGGTAGCCACGCCGGTGGAATGGCCGAAATGCTCGATGGGGGCAATGCCGGCTTACTGATTCCACCGAAACAACCCAAACCACTGGCCGAGGCACTGCTACAACTATTGCAAGATCCAGACCGCCGGCAGCAGCTCGGCGGCATTGCCCGGGAGCGCGTCTTGACGGAATATAGCTTAGAAAATATCGGGCAACGTCAAGAAGCCAGCTATCAGGCCGCCATTACTCGGCATCAGCTAAAATTCACGAACAGTCCGTCGATTCACGCATAG
- a CDS encoding ABC transporter permease, with translation MTQRSLSFTIESGRAERQYWQDLWRYRELFYFLAWRDILVRYKQTTIGIAWALLRPFLTMIVFSVVFGSLAKLPTQGAPYPILVFAAMLPWQFFANSLSECSNSLITNANLLSKVYFPRLVLPTSAVIVSLIDFMISSVIMVGLMAWYHFIPSWRIITLPFFILIAFSAAMGAGLWLSALNVKYRDFRYVVPFIIQFGLYISPVGFSSSIVPEQWRWIYSLNPMVGVIDGFRWAILGGDSHLYLPGFVISIGIVFAFLFGGIRYFRAYERSFADVI, from the coding sequence ATGACCCAGCGCTCCCTCTCATTCACCATCGAATCAGGCCGCGCCGAACGGCAATACTGGCAGGATCTGTGGCGCTACCGCGAACTCTTCTACTTTCTCGCCTGGCGCGATATTCTCGTCCGCTACAAACAAACCACAATTGGGATTGCTTGGGCCTTACTCCGACCTTTTCTGACGATGATCGTGTTTAGCGTCGTCTTCGGGAGCCTGGCCAAATTACCGACTCAAGGCGCACCCTATCCGATTTTAGTGTTTGCGGCCATGTTGCCTTGGCAATTCTTCGCCAATTCCTTATCTGAATGTAGCAATAGCCTCATCACCAACGCAAATCTGCTGTCGAAGGTTTATTTTCCCCGCCTGGTGCTCCCCACTAGTGCTGTGATTGTCAGCTTGATTGACTTCATGATTTCCAGTGTGATTATGGTTGGCCTCATGGCTTGGTATCACTTCATTCCAAGCTGGCGGATTATTACCCTCCCCTTTTTCATCCTGATTGCCTTTAGTGCAGCCATGGGTGCGGGTTTATGGCTATCGGCACTGAATGTTAAATATCGGGATTTCCGCTATGTGGTGCCCTTCATCATTCAGTTTGGTCTGTATATCTCCCCGGTGGGCTTTAGCAGCAGTATTGTGCCTGAGCAGTGGCGCTGGATCTACTCCCTCAATCCCATGGTGGGGGTCATTGACGGCTTCCGCTGGGCCATCCTGGGCGGTGACTCACACCTTTATTTACCTGGCTTTGTCATCTCGATCGGTATTGTGTTTGCCTTTTTGTTCGGCGGCATTCGTTACTTCCGCGCCTATGAACGCTCCTTCGCTGACGTCATCTAA